Genomic window (Oncorhynchus masou masou isolate Uvic2021 chromosome 9, UVic_Omas_1.1, whole genome shotgun sequence):
AACACTGTACATTCAGTAGGTGGTAGCATAACAATGATTAAAGTACAGGATTAAAAACTTGCTTAATCTACTAAACCGTGTAATCTAACTAAAATTGACCTGGCGTTAGTGGGAAAGCAATCTAATTTACAGAACTCGGATATGTTTTTTCCTGTGAAGTATCATACATTTGGACTGATCATATAAATTTAACGTAGGCTAATTAACTTGTGAAGTTTATTATGTAAACTTACTCAGAAACACTTTAATAAACTAGTATAGACCTACTATTTGTTGAATTTATCTCAGACTTTTACAGCCTACTGAACTCATAGAGTGCTACCCTGTCAAGATATCTTGTTGGGGTGGGTGACCCTTTGAATttacaatggctagccccaagtcattatatattttttcttgtgcTTTATTCTATTTGTCTCATGACTCCTGCGTactttgttgactatgaacttgcttgtttacccaaccgtgggacagactatgtttgttcccacactcgggactctgactctattggttacacagacttcCCATCCTATTCTAATCACCTCTCGACGGCTTTGTATTCAGGTTAAcggatgaaattgctgtacaatatgatcttgttgccatctgatgcacattcaaatgtcataaatcaacactgcagagctctccctgtcctctgccgtgcaGTGATTGTATTACtactgatgatatctggaaatgtgcatgttcaccctggcccatctactgttgctagccccaattctgacttgtgcacTGACTTCTGCtatcgtaaaagcctgggttttctgcacgttaacactagaagtTTATTACCTAAAattgatcaattgaaagtgtgggttcacaggtCCAATttcgggccagtaaccgaaaggttgacaGATTGAATACCCaagctgttctgcccctgaacaaggcagcgaactcactgttcctaggccgtcattgtaaaaaacaatgtgttcttaactgacttgcctggttaaataaaggttaaataaaaaatgtaatgactgagacgtggttaaggtgtgttttgaacactgatgttaacctttctggttataacctttttcagtaagacagatcttccaaaggtggtggagtggcaatctttaccaaggatcatcttcagtgctcggttgtctctaccaagtctgtccccaaacaattttgatttgctggttttaagcattaaactttcaaacagctctttgttgactgtttcTGGGTGCTACCACCATCAGCactggcctgtaccctacctgccctaagctctctcctggccccttacactaagtctgaatttgtcctgctaggtgacctaaactgggacaaaaccacctgaccaagtcctaaagcaatgggactccctaaatctttctcagattatcaccaatcccacaaggtttgactccaaacacccagaaaaggctactcttctTGATGTtgtcctcacaaataatcctgataggtatcagtctggtgttttctgtaatgaccttagtgatcactgtttgaCAGcttgtgttcgtaatggctgctcagtgaaacaacctgttctgatttgtcatagacgcttgctaaaaaacatcaatgagcaagccttccttcatgaactggcctctgtaaattgtTATAGAATCCATCTTGATCCCCCTCTGTCAAAGACGCTTGGtccttcttttttgatattttcagtggtattgttaacaaacacacccccataaagaaaatgagaattaaaaacaggttcagcccctggttcgactgtGATCTTGCAGAgctactccacctcaagaattgcatttggcgaaagaCTCGGCACATGCATACTCAGGCTggctggctctcgttcaggcaaatgaaaAATaggtgcactcaggctatccagaaggccaaagttagttaaaGTTAGCAGATTTCTCTCTTGAGTCTAAcaccaagaagttctggaaaatggttCCCATTAACATTGTTCCACTACCCATTCATTCCCTATTGAGTCCATAGGACTTAGTTCCAGTTGATTATGCataagtaaaataaaataaaatcccaaatggcaccctattccctcagcctggtctcagacatttacattttgaacatttagcagacactcttatccagagcaacttataaGTGCAGTTAGGGTTACGTCCATTGCttaagggcacattgacagattgatCACCTattcggctcggggattcaaaccagagacCTTTCCGTTATTGGCCCAACAcccttaaccgctaggctacctgccctacatagggccctggtcaaacatagtgcactacatagggaatagggtgccatttgggacgcaagccATGCCAATTCTTAGGTCTGATCTTGGTCAGTTTCTAGATCTTAGTCTCAGTAGACATGTACACATACTTGTTCCTGATGCTGACTGTCATTCCACCCAGGATGGAGGGGTGCGACTgggcagagagagaacagaaaagaCATTCAGACATGTAGCAGCATGTACAAACCAGCTCATAATCACTATATTGATCTCTTAATTTCGCAGACTTTATAGTGAGGATTTGAATCAGGGGTAATGGAAACGTAAGCCTAAAATGTCAACGTTTCCGATTCTGTAGGTGGACACTGATTCCATTATTCTTTCATCCACTGTGGCTTGTTATGTCTATTCAGTATTAGCTATTCATTAGCCTCCTCTGTGAGTTCCTAGTTCCTACCTTAGTCTCCAGCTTGAGCATCTCTGGCCAGGAAGACATTCAGAGCAACTCGCAGGTCTTTGAGGTTAGCAGCATCCAGAGGCTGAGAAAGATACACAGGATTAGGAAGATgtcaaataaattaaaataattcATCTGCAAATAATTACattttgtaaatgtaaacaacatAACAATTACATTTTAGTGTGGATTAATGTACATCTTGAGTTGGCTGATCTGGGATTAGATTAAATATGTGTAAtgatggaatgtgtgtgtgtgtgtgtgtgtcagttcctACCTGTGTGGTGGTGACAGTACAGAGGACCTCTCCACGGTGAGCACTCATCATCTTGCTGAAGGCTGAGATGATGTCAGAGGTCAGCGTCAGACGGTCGTTATCAGCCATAACGTCTGAGGAATGAAAGTAAAGATATTCAATTCAATACAAATGTAGTTATCTCCTGTGATGGAACATTTTATGTTTGTGCTTATCTCATAACCTATTtttgtgttcatgcaagtgactgattgaacgaatcctcactatcagtatctgcaatttggcagtacgcccagagcGAAaggatatctcagtttcaaggtctcagcttggagagaagaagcctcatgaggtattggtctgtcacatgcatgAACCAAATGTTAGTGATGTATTAATTATGAATGATGAAtgagctaaatcatgcaaatataacttgtctgtatATAAGAGAACTAACGGGACTGACCCGGTGGAGCTCCTGATCGACATCTGTAcatggtgcattgagttggttggaacctctccagcttgctgttaataaacaatgattcatttaagattgactttgagtgtccctgtgtagaATTTCCACAACACTACTTAGGGCAATTAATGTCAGGGCTACATCAGGGCCTCAGACACAGGCACATAAACAACACACAAGACAACTATTACACATTACGCGGTTATTACACACAACTTTTGTAACACCATCTTTCTTTCACCCGTCTGTCGAGACAGGTGACATAAAGCTGGCTACCCACTGAGGACGTTGATGATGATGGTCATGACATCAGTGAAGGTGTGCTCTTTGATACTGCGTTTAACATGGGGATTCACCATGATGCCAGATAGCTTGGGGTCCTTGACTAGGGCCTGGAGAAACAGAAATAAAGCCTGTTTAGTATAGCTATGGGGCAGTAGCTGGATACCAGGTCTGAAACCGGGTCATCTGAAAGAGAAAGGCATCCAGGTTCATGGGACAGATGACGGTCAGTggttcccgtgtgtgtgtgtgtgtgtgtgtgttggaaatgAATGGGACTGATTTACAAACACTGATCAGCTCCTTATCCACTTGATCCGgtctgctggctggctgctgagAAGAGAGCAGAGGCATAGCGACCCTCAACTCCATACACCTGGATGGGAGAGATAAACAGGCTGCAGAGAGGGTAAAGCATTGCACCCATTAGAAGTTTCAGGATTATATTGAGATATTTTGCCTATTTTTGACTGTGACGGCTACATCTTTAGACTAGACGCCTGTGTTTGATAATATTGTTCTCAAGTCGTCAGTCGTCATTGCATAATTGTTGTGGAATGTTGAGCCCTTCCAGTAGCTTGTATGTCCTGCTTTGCTTACCGTGACCAGAAACTTGCCTGGTCAGCGAAGTGCTGAACTGACGGTCctgcgagaagagagagagagcattgctTGGATAAAACTGCCGTTGATTTAGCTTCCAGTGACAGCAAGTGAGAAACTAGGTGTAGAAACCCAGTAACTGTAGAAGTGTTGGTTGTTATCAGTGTGGGTGAGTAGTGAACTACAagtagttcaactagtaatttaactacattttgcagaagcttggtggtagttgaaccaaattcaaatcttggtagtgttttcagtagtgaattacttttttttttgcaatgtaatggtgtagctaactactggagctacacactacttttttttgctaaaatcaaatcaaatatggGTGAAGTAGGCAAGATATTCATTTTTTTCTAGTGTTGTGCCGAAAATCTCCCCCCTGCCAGAATTCTCACACCCCTTCGAACGCGCACACACTCAAATCTTCATTGCTGCGACTTGCTTGGTAGTTGAGATTTCTGCTCTTCACTCCGTTGTCAGTTTAGTCTACATTTTACTGATCTTAGAAGCAGAAAGCATGTTTTATTTGTGTTTTTCAAGGCAGCTGTCAATAATCACGCTAGGCTGCGTTTAATTTCAGCAAGGCTTTCTGCTTCTAAGATCAGTGAAATGTAGAGGGGAGAATTCTGTCAGGGCTTTTTTTCGGGAACAACACTGGCATCCGACATAGTTGTCGTTTTTAAATAGGCTAAAATACACATTGTGTAAACATCCGACTCCTGAGCGATATGTTCTTGCAATTTGTAATCAATTACATTTTAGATTTAGATATGATCACTTTTGACTTATTGTTTGGATGcagtgaactactttttcaaagtaacttaTTGCAGTAAACTATATTTTTTCTTAAAGGTAGCTTAACTTCTTACAGTTTGAAGTAATTGACAGGTtagtaaactatattttcagagtgaCTTCCCATCAAGCTTCATCATTCATTCAATTCATTTTCGTACTGCGTCTGTCAAAACCAATGACTGGTCAAAACACAAATAATCGTGGACGCGAACTGCATTCAGTGCCTATGTACCTAGGGTTTAGGTGAAGAGGTTCAGCTAACTATGTTATTTTACAACagaaaataaatgttaaataccTAATGTCTTACCTGATGTCATCCATGCCTGAATGTTGCTTCCATTTTCTCATGGTTAGTGGTATAtggaatccttgggacgtccatACCATAAACCTTAACCCATACACTTACCataaaccttaccttaaccattttaaatgtcaacttcaataaGCTAACATCCTTGGGATGTACCAAGGATTCATTATTGCACAAACCATGATATCCCACTGCTGTCTGGGATGAAACTCAATGCGCATGCGTGTGTCATAAACCTGATGAGCCGCCTCAAATTCTGTATAGTTGTTCTTGAATCCAGCCAGTCCACTGTATTTATTCACTGTGAATGTACAGTAGTCCTAAAGCATTTGATTAGCAGTATATCTATTTACACTATTTTCCACAATATTCATGGAATTTATTTTGATAGGTTTATTATTTTGATACCGAGAGCACAATTTAGTTCCCATTCGTAACCACACGATGGCAGAAAAGCCCAGATTAAGGGGGCCAGTGAAGTCCATCGGACAAGTAAATGCAGCAAGACCAGGGTGGTTCGTTTATCTGACTCCGATGGGAGAAATTTTAATCGGGTGAAAAGTGAATGCATAGTTCTAGAACTGTGCTGCCTCACGAACGTGAGCCAGGTAGGTGCCCAGCTCTGGCCTGAGAAGtcggctcaaaacaaaagtgacgaAACTACTcgcccgagtggcgcagcggtcaaaggcactgcatctcagtggggtGTCAATGCAAACTCTGGTTCGATCCCGGGGTGTGTCACAGCCGGTCGTGAGCGGGAATACCATTGAGCGGCGCACTATTTGCCCAGCGTTGTTCGGGTTAGGCGGTGAAGGCCGTTATTGTAAAACAagtcttaactaacttgcctagttaaataaatgtgatgAGTAGGATTCTGCGTTTCCACATGCAAAGGTGATAAAAAAAGCTTTCCAATCCTAGTTTGAAAATTCTAACATTTATtttatggaaaataaataaatgtttctgGACGATTCTGGGCGCTCCTCCCGATAACGTCAGACCATTGCCCGGATCAGTGTAATAGAACTCCCTCATTGATTGTCGCTCGGGAAAGAAGCTGGGTTGGGTCCACGGAATTTCATACAGAGACAGTTTTCTGCAACTGCACCACGCATTTCTTTAGCTTTTTCATATTTACATACGCTTGAGGTACATGCATCGCTTATTTTTAACAAGTAGTTAGCTAGTGCCGATGGTTTGAACCAATTTAAAACAGTCTGTAACCTAGCAAGATCGTGCATTCATTTTCGTCGAAAGCAAAACGAGTGCGAATGACGAGAACGCATTAGCTAAACTAGTTTTCAATAGGTTTTCAACCTAACTAGCAAGCTGAAATATAACCAGACATGGACGACAAGTCATTCACTAAGGAATTGGATGGGTGGATTGAGCAACTCGGCGAATGCAAGCAGCTCTCGGAAAACCAAGTGAAAGCCCTTTGCGAGAAGGTAATTTTAGCCTATTTAATTTGTGTGATCTTGCATGCCCTTAGCTAAGCTAGTTTGCCGGCTATGTTAGACAGCGAGCATTAGCTAACTGTTAAACAACTGTTTTAATTTGATCATTGGTCCGAGCACGGTAAATTTCTCCACCGACTGTTGTATGCTCAGGCGAGTTACATTATTCTGAAAATGGCGGCGGGGCTGCATATTGCCATTGCATTCACTTTGGAGTTGTCAGACATACATTGGCAGTACCGTAGTTTACTTGCAGGATTTAAGGAGCATtgattatatttttttattaatgtTTTTTAAAATGTCAGTTTGATATTCTTGCTGTTCTTACATTCCGCTCTGACTCGTTACAGTTTAATTCCAAAATGTGCCGCTTGGGTATCAGCCACTAAAGCTAAGGATCGGACTCTTGATTTTTAATTTTcgtcctaaaatgacataccgaaatgtaactgcctgtagctcaggaccttgatgcaatgatatgcatattcttgataccatttgaaaggaaacactttgaagtttgtgggaGAGTATAATAATATAGGAGAGTATAATAATATAGGAGAGTATAATAATATAGGAGAGTATAATAATATAGGAGAGTATAATAATATAGGAGAGTATAATAATATAGGAGAGTATAATAATATAGGAGAGTatcacattagatctggtaaaagataatacaaagaaaaaacatgcGTGTTTTGTTCCATCTTTTCAAATGCAAGAGAAAAGCCACTGTATTTATTCCAGTTTTGGCGCAATTTACATTTTGGCTACTAGATGGGAGCAGTGTATGTGCCTCATTTtatactgatccaatgaaccattgcatttctctTCAAAATGTTGAATCAATTCTGCCCAAATGTACCATAttggtttattgatacattttcaagtttgtaactgtgcactctcctcaaacaatagcatgggattatttcactgtaatagttactgtaaATTGGAGAGTGCaatttagattaacaagaagttaagctttctgcccatgtcctgggaaatgttcacgttacttacaacctcatgctaatcacattagcagacgttagctcaaccttcccgaggtgggggggggggtgtcaccgAATCCGTAGAGGTTAAATACTTAAACAAGAAATAACATCCGAACTCTCGCTCTGTATCCCAGATTTCACCCATCCTCTAACTAAATCCCTAAACCCAAACTCttttctcatctcctcctcctttccaggCCAAAGAGATCCTGACGAAGGAGTCTAATGTGCAGGAGGTGAGATGTCCGGTCACCGTGTGCGGAGATGTCCACGGACAGTTCCATGACTTGGTGGAGCTGTTTAAAATCGGAGGGAAGTCTCCGGACACCAACTACCTCTTCATGGGAGACTATGTGGACAGGGGCTACTACTCTGTAGAGACAGTCAGCCTCCTGGTATCTCTCAAGGTAAACAGCCAAATGTTTTAGAGCAGGGATGTGCAATTTTAATAaggccccccccccaaaaaaaaaaaaaaaaaatcaaatttcaCCACAAGGGGCCGCAGTGGCCTTGACTGACGACACAAACGGAATTATTTCGCTGCCATAATTAAAATCGCTTGTGGTGAGGTCAAAATGAGAAGTGTTGTATAAAACTTAAGTAATCAGCGATTGGATCCTCTCTAACCAATCAGTCGCAAAACCAATGATATATTTTCAAACCTCCACTTTACCCACTTGTGTTCTGGCaacaacccatcggtttctgggaccaattAGAACAGTTAGAATGTTTTGTCCGTTCTAGAAATCGTTGTAGAGGTACTCTGACCCATTGCAGAGGAAAACTCCGTGGGCATAGcgtttgggtagccaggcaagcAGTAGTTTGCAGGTCTGCATATACCCACATCCATAGCCACACATGCGGTCAGAGTCGGCCCTAGCCTTTCAGAGACCCTAAGTAACATGTTGCGAGAAACTTTTCCGCGGCTCCCCTCTTGACAATGGAGagacatttcctgcaattctccaCTATAcgtgtagagaaaatgttgccgttttcaattaagtttgctgaaattctacacattttgccatggggtggagagaagatttagcaattttataatttcatgcaattctattcAGTATGCCATGAGGCAGAGAGAATCATTAGCAGTTTTGCAGCTAACTTCCTGCAAATCTACaaattttgccatagggtggacagaaatgtttgcagttttcgATATATCGGAGTGATAGTGACCAACAAAATCAATGTTACCCGTCGGTAATTCTACCGTGATTATtgcaagtttagatagctggctaggcTAACTTACCGATCAACATTTTTAGCTGACGTGggttaattgagtgactgtcagtgactgttAGGGAACTAGAGAGAAACTGCTGATGTACAGCCATATTTTGAAATTGCGTCTTGTATTCTCCCATTTGTAATTCTCAACAGTAAGTTCAGACCCCGATTTGAGGTCCTaaaaaaagaaaatgtatttacatttaaTTGGGGGGGTTGATCCGCTGGCTAACAAAATGCCCGTAGGCCGCAAGCTTCCCATCCCTGTGTTCGTGTACTCTGAAGTAGCTTTGGCCGATTCCTCTCTGATATTgcttaattattttattttgcgCGTGGAAAAACAGCAACAAGGTTAAACTCAAAACGGCTAGAGGAGGTCAGTAGGTTTACATGGAGGACAGGACAGCCTACTGATATATAACACGGGAATAGATTTATTGCTGCTACTGTAAATGTCATGATCGACCTTAAACTATCTCTGGGTTGACTCAAACACAGAATGTGCAGTCGCTGTGAATGTAATGTGTGTTATGCACTTGTTGTCCCATCCAGAGATGTGTTAATAATTCCAGTTTTTCAGGTGAGGTACCGTGAGCGAATCACAATCCTCCGAGGGAACCACGAGAGCAGACAGATCACCCAGGTGTACGGCTTCTACGACGAGTGTTTAAGGAAATACGGAAACGCCAACGTCTGGAAGTACTTCACAGACTTATTCGACTACCTGCCCCTGACTGCCCTGGTAGATAACCAGGTGAGATATTAGTTGTTACAGGTGCATTATGCAGAAATGGCTctgtcatttcctggttgctaaaattataGTAtttttgcctaatttcagtttatttgACAAAACCAGCAGTCgttgtgtagagaatcattgtaccgtctaatccactgtgaaatatattttacataaatgttttattttcagcTATTTGATGCTGGTGTacaaaactaaagtaaaaaaaaaaatgtatttaacctttatttaactaggcaagtcggttaggaacaaattcttattttacaatgacagccaaacccggacgacgctgggccaattgtgcaccgcccgaTGTGACTCCCAATCCCGGCCGTTCAGTAGTAAAAGACACTAAAGCGAAACTTAAGTTCAGGAAGAGTAGAAATtgagcacatagaacagatctaccacttcttcgACTTGGTTTCAGTGAGATCTATAACTCACGTTTCTATGTGAATTAGGGTCGGGTCGCCCAAGAAGTTATGTTGCAGCTTTAATGTATCACATATTTACTTATTAGTGGAAGTATTACACAAGTGTCTTTGTTTGGGTCCTTGAAGAGTTCTATATAAAACTCCTGTATTAT
Coding sequences:
- the LOC135545494 gene encoding serine/threonine-protein phosphatase 2A catalytic subunit alpha isoform-like isoform X2, coding for MDDKSFTKELDGWIEQLGECKQLSENQVKALCEKAKEILTKESNVQEVRCPVTVCGDVHGQFHDLVELFKIGGKSPDTNYLFMGDYVDRGYYSVETVSLLVSLKVRYRERITILRGNHESRQITQVYGFYDECLRKYGNANVWKYFTDLFDYLPLTALVDNQIFCLHGGLSPSIDTLEHIRALDRLQEVPHEGPMCDLLWSDPDDRGGWGISPRGAGYTFGQDISETFNHANGLTLVSRAHQLVMEGYNWCHDVPLVS
- the LOC135545494 gene encoding serine/threonine-protein phosphatase 2A catalytic subunit alpha isoform-like isoform X1, translating into MDDKSFTKELDGWIEQLGECKQLSENQVKALCEKAKEILTKESNVQEVRCPVTVCGDVHGQFHDLVELFKIGGKSPDTNYLFMGDYVDRGYYSVETVSLLVSLKVRYRERITILRGNHESRQITQVYGFYDECLRKYGNANVWKYFTDLFDYLPLTALVDNQIFCLHGGLSPSIDTLEHIRALDRLQEVPHEGPMCDLLWSDPDDRGGWGISPRGAGYTFGQDISETFNHANGLTLVSRAHQLVMEGYNWCHDRNVVTIFSAPNYCYRCGNQAAIMELDDTLKYSFLQFDPAPRRGEPHVTRRTPDYFL